Genomic DNA from Candidatus Micropelagos thuwalensis:
AGAAATTTAAGAATTAAATTCTGACGATAGGTATACAATATTATTGGCAAAAGAATTAAACTTGCTATTCCACTTTTACTTCCACTCATTAAAATAATCAAAATTAAAATAGTTGAAAAAACTAGACTTTTTTGTTTTAGGCAAAATAATAAAGCCAGTGGGATTACGAGCTCAAAATTATTTTCATGAAAAAAAAACGGTCGTTGATTTAAACTGAGAACAAGTGAAGCTAAATATTTTAAAAACATGAGCACACAAGTGATTTTCATAATTTGTGTAGCAAGGTTTGATGGTATGGAAGGAAACCCTGCTTTGCTCAAGCTGTAAAAGAGAAAGGTAAATATAATTAGAGGCTTAGTTGCTATGAGCACTTCATAGGGTGGAACCTGATTAACTAAAGATACAAAAGTAAATAATAATAATATTAATAATGATAGGAAAGCCGGAGTTGATATAAATCTGAAAACTGAATTCTTTTCTATATTCCAAACCAGCACTGCAACTATAAATAAGATGTTAAAAAGAAATGATAAATCAATATTCTCATATTTCTGGAACCCATAAAAGCTGAGTGGCCAGGCAATTAAAAACACACCCATTGTTACAAGGGTAAATGTGAGAGAAGAGTTCTTAAGAGAATATTTCATTAATTAGACCAATAATTACGATTAAATCATGTGGTAACTACTTTAATTTTTACATTGCAGCTCGTTGATTTAATACTTCTTCAATTTTATCCATTAAAACTAAAGTTAATTCGCCATTAAAAAGCTTACTAGCTAAAATTTTACATTCTAAGTCTCTGGTAGTTTCTAAAACAAAGTCCTCTGGTAAGCTTAAAATCAAATTTTCTTTTTTCAATAAATCAAATAGCTCTAATTGGTGATTATCATTATGCTCTTTGAACTTAGCTAGTCTGGGCAGAACATATGGGCGATGACCCAACTTTATAGAATTAAAAATGGCACCAGTACCTGCATGACAAATCAATATATCAGCTGTTGATATTGAAACCTCAAAAAATTCTTTGTTCATAAATGGAATAGCTTTGAAATTTTTTGGAAAATTTTCACTTACAGCAGTATTAGTTATATATCCCTGATAAGTTACCTCGCAGTGGTTATTTTGCCTTGCATAACAAATAGCAAGATCCAACAATCTTTTGAATTCTATTTCTTGCGTGCCAGAATGAACAAAGACTTTCATAATTTATAGAGCGTCCCTACATATTCTGCTTTATGGTACATTTCTGCCAAACGCCTTGACTGAACGTAAAATTTATTGGCTATTAAATAGAATAACTTACCAGTAATTGTTAGTTCATTTTGTTTGGCGATTGTTTCAACAAATAAAATTTTCTTTCGACATATAAAGCACATTAATCCAGGTATTACTGAAGTAATTCCACCCGTCGATATCATTAGATCGCACGATTTAACTGTTCGTATTATTTGAAAAAGATAAGTGATATTTTTTAATAAAAATAAGAATCTATTTGATATAACTTTCGGCAAAATCAAGGTTTCTATATTATTCTTATTTTTGAATTCAAGAACGTCAGGCGCATCTTCAGATATCATCCTGAAGCTATTTGATGGTAAATAGGATATGAGTTGTTGCATCTGGGTGAAATGACCACCAGCAGAAAAACATAGAAGAATTCTCTTTTTCATTCAGTTTATCCCGGAAAAAATCTCATCAAAATATTATAACTGATACTTCATTGATTGAGGGTTTCATCTTCTCGATAAGTTTTAAAAAACATTAAATAAATCATCCATTAAAAATATCATAGGTATACTATGGAATGATAATAAATGGGTTGTTGATTGAAAATATCAGTATCTGATAATTGGGAGAAAAGAATACAGCTAGTTTAAAACCTAAAGGTGTATTTTGCTTATAGGCCAATTCAAGAAGTAGATTTTATAAATAATCAGAAATCTGCCCCCCTGGATTTGGCAAGGAAGAAAAAACTTTCCAAACAATTTTATTTTTAGGAAAAACGACTGCTAATGCCGTTAATAGAATTAGTAGAAAATATTTGGTCAAACTTTTGTTATTCACGTACCAAACTTCAAGCTCTTCCTTATACGGTCCAATAACTTTCCTATGAAAGATTTTGGGTTCAGAAGTCTGAGCAAGAATTGACTCTTCATCTCTGAATATAACAGACCCAATACCGCTTAACCCAGGTCGAACACTAGTTATAACTTCAACACCCTCAACAGAATAATATTTATATGCGTCAACAGTGAGTGGTCTTGGTCCTATAATACTCATATCCCCTTTGAGAATATTTATTATCTGGGGTAATTCGTTTATTTTTGAGGCTCTTAAAAAACGTCCGACTGGTAATACTCGTGGATCATTATCGACTGTTATAGTTCCAGCACCTGTAAAGGGACTATTTTTTTTCATTGTAGCAAATTTAATAACAAAAAATGGGATGTTATTTTGACCAACTCGCTCTTGTAAATAGAAAACTTCTCCCTCACCTGTAAATTTTAATAGAAGGCTGACAAAAATTAGAAGAGGCGACAAAATTACTATAACGGATAATGAAAACAGAATATCAAAAAACCTAATCATTCTACATTTTCTCATCTAAATACTTATTTTTTTCTTCATGTTTGAAGTTGGGAACTAGCTTCTGAAAAATTTGAACAATGTCACCCTTTTTCCAGCTTGCACTATTCCGCCAATCCTCCACAGACTTAATAAATTCTTCTAAATCGTCGCCTGAATAGTTGGGCTCATTTGAAATAACCCCGACATCTTTATATTTTTCCCAGTCAACTTTATCGGTTGATGTGTAAAATTCTTCGGCAGGTTTCTCACCAGTAGTATCACTTTCAAAAAAATAACAGGGCCATTTATTATCTTTAATAATACTTACATTTTTTCTTGCCTCCGCTTCAGAGCCAAAAGGTATGGCCTCGAAGCCCTGTGAAGCTAAAAACTTAACGGCAATATCTTTAAAGGATGTACCATGTTCTTCAATTGTCAATTTTGGGAAAAAAATATCTCTATTTTTTCCCATTATACACGAGAATAAACACAGCAAACCTGCTTCATCGAGTGTAACAAAAAATCTTTGAACATCGTGAGGAGCTGAAAGGGGCTGTTTCGCCTCAATGCGTTTCTTGAAACCATATAACAAGGAACCCTCAGAAAAAGCTACATTAGCGAACCTAGCAAAACTTATATTTTGAGTGAGACTGCATTTAAGTAAAAATAATTCCATAATACGCTTACTAGCTCCCATTATATTCTCAGGGTTTGCAGCTTTATCTGTAGATACGCAAAAATAATTTTTACTTTTCCATCTTTCTGCAAAATGGGCCAGTTTAACAGCGTTAAAAATATTCACATCAATCATTCTTGATATACTAAACGGATTACTCTCA
This window encodes:
- a CDS encoding glycosyltransferase; amino-acid sequence: MKVFVHSGTQEIEFKRLLDLAICYARQNNHCEVTYQGYITNTAVSENFPKNFKAIPFMNKEFFEVSISTADILICHAGTGAIFNSIKLGHRPYVLPRLAKFKEHNDNHQLELFDLLKKENLILSLPEDFVLETTRDLECKILASKLFNGELTLVLMDKIEEVLNQRAAM
- a CDS encoding lysophospholipase — protein: MKKRILLCFSAGGHFTQMQQLISYLPSNSFRMISEDAPDVLEFKNKNNIETLILPKVISNRFLFLLKNITYLFQIIRTVKSCDLMISTGGITSVIPGLMCFICRKKILFVETIAKQNELTITGKLFYLIANKFYVQSRRLAEMYHKAEYVGTLYKL
- a CDS encoding sugar transferase, which codes for MIRFFDILFSLSVIVILSPLLIFVSLLLKFTGEGEVFYLQERVGQNNIPFFVIKFATMKKNSPFTGAGTITVDNDPRVLPVGRFLRASKINELPQIINILKGDMSIIGPRPLTVDAYKYYSVEGVEVITSVRPGLSGIGSVIFRDEESILAQTSEPKIFHRKVIGPYKEELEVWYVNNKSLTKYFLLILLTALAVVFPKNKIVWKVFSSLPNPGGQISDYL
- a CDS encoding polysaccharide biosynthesis protein, which codes for MFEIINRSGPLFIKDYEIHKSEFSSKIKNSRILVVGGGGSIGRSTASQIFKFEPSELVLVDISENNLVETIRYLRSSIDNTTTKLRSFALDVNSLEFDALGSESGEYDYILNFSALKHVRSESNPFSISRMIDVNIFNAVKLAHFAERWKSKNYFCVSTDKAANPENIMGASKRIMELFLLKCSLTQNISFARFANVAFSEGSLLYGFKKRIEAKQPLSAPHDVQRFFVTLDEAGLLCLFSCIMGKNRDIFFPKLTIEEHGTSFKDIAVKFLASQGFEAIPFGSEAEARKNVSIIKDNKWPCYFFESDTTGEKPAEEFYTSTDKVDWEKYKDVGVISNEPNYSGDDLEEFIKSVEDWRNSASWKKGDIVQIFQKLVPNFKHEEKNKYLDEKM